A stretch of Carya illinoinensis cultivar Pawnee chromosome 14, C.illinoinensisPawnee_v1, whole genome shotgun sequence DNA encodes these proteins:
- the LOC122293297 gene encoding GABA transporter 1, whose protein sequence is MSTLRPSSVAMHGGENHSKIPEEALKQQDLDAGALFVLKSKGSWLHCGYHLTTSIVAPPLLSLPYAFTFLGWTAGILCLLIGALVSFYSYNLISLVLEHHAQLGHRHLRFRDMAHDILGPRWGWFYVGPIQFMVCYGAVVASTLLGGQCMKTIYLLSNPDHETMKLYEFVIIFGCFMLILAQIPSFHSLRHINLVSLVLCLAYSACATAGSIYIGHSSKRPERDYSIMGKSDDRIFGIFNAIAIIATSYGNGIIPEIQATIAPPVKGKMFKGLCVCYAVVAVNFFSVAISGYWAFGNKAEGLVLSNFLDINGKPLVPKWFVLMTNIFTILQLSAVGVVYLQPTNEVLERAFADPKSQEFSPRNVVPRLIFRSLSIVIATTIAAMLPFFGDINALIGAFGFMPLDFILPVVFFNLTFKPSKRSSIFWLNIILAVVFSTLALIAAVAAVRQISLDAKTYKLFANV, encoded by the exons atgagTACGCTGCGACCAAGCTCAGTAGCAATGCATGGAGGAGAAAATCATTCAAAGATTCCTGAAGAAGCACTGAAACAGCAGGACCTTGATGCCGGTGCTCTCTTTGTTCTTAAATCCAAAG GATCATGGCTCCACTGTGGTTACCACTTGACAACTTCCATTGTTGCTCCACCTCTCTTGAGTCTTCCATATGCTTTTACCTTCCTCGGATGGACGGCTGGGATTTTGTGCCTGCTTATTGGAGCCCTAGTGTCCTTCTATTCCTACAACTTGATATCCTTGGTTCTTGAACACCATGCTCAACTGGGTCATCGCCACCTCAGGTTCAGAGATATGGCTCATGACATCTTGG GACCAAGATGGGGTTGGTTTTATGTGGGACCAATTCAATTCATGGTTTGCTATGGTGCTGTTGTTGCTTCTACACTTCTGGGTGGACAGTGCATGAAG ACAATTTACTTATTATCGAACCCAGATCATGAAACTATGAAGCTATATGAATTTGTGATCATATTTGGATGCTTTATGTTGATTTTGGCTCAAATCCCATCTTTTCACTCATTGAGGCATATCAACTTGGTATCCTTGGTTCTATGCCTTGCCTATAGTGCCTGTGCCACTGCTGGTTCCATTTATATTG GACATTCATCCAAAAGGCCAGAGAGAGACTATTCTATAATGGGTAAATCTGATGATCGCATCTTCGGTATCTTCAATGCCATTGCCATCATTGCCACATCGTATGGAAATGGAATAATTCCAGAAATCCAG GCAACAATAGCACCTCCAGTGAAGGGAAAGATGTTCAAAGGACTATGTGTATGTTATGCAGTAGTGGCGGTGAATTTCTTCAGTGTAGCCATCTCTGGCTACTGGGCATTTGGTAACAAAGCTGAGGGCCTCGTTCTCAGCAACTTCTTAGACATTAATGGCAAACCTTTGGTGCCGAAATGGTTTGTCCTCATGACCAACATCTTCACCATTCTCCAGCTATCTGCTGTTGGTGTG GTTTACTTGCAGCCCACAAATGAGGTGCTTGAGCGTGCGTTTGCTGACCCAAAAAGCCAAGAGTTTTCTCCTCGCAATGTTGTCCCCAGGTTGATATTTCGGTCACTATCCATTGTAATAGCGACAACCATAGCAGCAATGCTTCCATTCTTTGGAGACATCAATGCGCTAATTGGAGCTTTTGGGTTCATGCCCCTTGACTTTATATTGCCTGTGGTGTTCTTCAACTTGACATTCAAACCATCCAAACGAAGCTCCATTTTTTGGTTGAACATCATTCTCGCAGTGGTTTTCTCCACCTTGGCACTCATTGCAGCTGTTGCAGCAGTTAGACAAATAAGCCTTGATGCCAAAACCTATAAGTTATTTGCTAATGTATGA